GATCGGCGCGCTCTCGGTGGCCAGCCACAGGGCGGCCGCGACGGCCTGCTCCGGGTGCGCGCACAGGGACGGGACGACGAGCGCGGCGGTGTCGGCCGCCGACACGGGCGAGGTCCGGCCCTTGACGATGAGGTTGGGGCCGGCCTCCCAGTCGCCGAGGGAGTTCTTCATGTTCTTCTGGTGGCCGGCGAGCTGCCAGGTGGACACCTGCCGCATGGCGATCTTGCCCTGGTCGTACTCCTGCATCATGGCGGCGTACTCGGCGTAGGAGATCTTCTGCACGAGCTCGTCGTCGAGGAGCTGCTGCATGACGCCCGCAGCCCACTTCGAGGCGTCGTCGGTGAAGTTGATCTTCCAGGCGTCGCCCTGGATGGTGTACCAGCGGGCGCCCCCCTGCCAGGACAGGCCCATCAGCGTCGAAGGGTCCTCACCGGCCAGGTTGAAGACCGCGACGCCGTCCTTCTTCAGGTGCTTGCGGCCGAGCTCGATGAGCTCCTCCCACGTGGTGGGGTACGTCAGGCCGCGCTTGTCGAAGGTCGGCTTGTGGAACATGCTGAACAGCGGGTCACGCTTGTCGGGCACACCGTAGGTGACGCCCGCGAGCGTCAGCGCCTCCACCGCGCCGGGCGAGAACTTCGCGGACGCCGCGGAGACGTCCTTCGTCAGGTCCTTGATCACACCCTCGGCGAGGAGCTGGCCGCCGTTGCGGTTGTCGGTCTGCGCCAGGCACGGCATGGTGGCGGCGTCGCCGGCCTTGTGCGCGTTGCGCAGGTTCTTGACCAGGTCGACGCCGGGGACCTCGACGAACTTGAGGCGCACGTCCTGGTGCGCGGCGTTGAAGGCGGCCACGGCGCCCTTGGCGCCCAGCTTGTCGGTCCAGTACTCCAGGGTGACGGGCCCGGACTGCTGCTGTCCCGCGGGCGGCGCGGTGGCCTGCCCGCCACCGCCGCCGCAGGCCGCCGCCAGGGTGAGGATCGCGGCCGCGGCGAGCCATCGGCTTGTGTGCATGACTACTCCTTGGGGGATGAGGGGGGTGGGCGGCATTCCGGTC
This Nonomuraea muscovyensis DNA region includes the following protein-coding sequences:
- a CDS encoding ABC transporter substrate-binding protein, with protein sequence MHTSRWLAAAAILTLAAACGGGGGQATAPPAGQQQSGPVTLEYWTDKLGAKGAVAAFNAAHQDVRLKFVEVPGVDLVKNLRNAHKAGDAATMPCLAQTDNRNGGQLLAEGVIKDLTKDVSAASAKFSPGAVEALTLAGVTYGVPDKRDPLFSMFHKPTFDKRGLTYPTTWEELIELGRKHLKKDGVAVFNLAGEDPSTLMGLSWQGGARWYTIQGDAWKINFTDDASKWAAGVMQQLLDDELVQKISYAEYAAMMQEYDQGKIAMRQVSTWQLAGHQKNMKNSLGDWEAGPNLIVKGRTSPVSAADTAALVVPSLCAHPEQAVAAALWLATESAPIKAMADPVSGNGWYPAVADAAPYIDATVPKQLWGEHAAAGAKVIAESGEFASDWVYGPNSTAMYEELADKWGKAMNGEMKVEAVLEHMQKWTVDDLRQKGVKVVE